CTTTTCGCGGCCGGGTTCCGGCCGACATAGTCGAAGATCCGCTCCAGCCCGCTGCGCTGCAGGACCGGGCCGACATCGTTCAGGCACAGGCCCAGGAGCCGGTCGCGCGCCGTCGCGGCCAGCAGCATGCCGATGAGCCCCCCGCGCGAGGTACCCAGCACCGCCACCCGCGCGATGCCCAGGTGATCCAGCAGCGCCAGCGCGTCCCGCGCCTCTTGCGGGACGGTATAGCTGTCGGCACCGGTCCAGTCCGAATCGCCGCGGCCGCGGTAATCCGGCCGGATCAGCCGCACGCCGGTCAGATGCGGCACCAGATAGTCGAAATCCCGCCCCGTCCGGGTCAGCCCCGGCAGGGCCAGGACCGGCAAGCCCTCGCCCTCGTCGCGATAGGCCAGCCGGGCGCCGTCCTCGGCCCGGAAGAAGCGGACGGGCATCACAGGTTTTCCGATTGCGGCATGCCCAGCACGTGATAGCCGCCATCGACCAGCACGATCTCGCCCGTGGT
This Paracoccus pantotrophus DNA region includes the following protein-coding sequences:
- a CDS encoding alpha/beta fold hydrolase, which encodes MPVRFFRAEDGARLAYRDEGEGLPVLALPGLTRTGRDFDYLVPHLTGVRLIRPDYRGRGDSDWTGADSYTVPQEARDALALLDHLGIARVAVLGTSRGGLIGMLLAATARDRLLGLCLNDVGPVLQRSGLERIFDYVGRNPAAKSLEDMAQRLPALMPGFAGVPASRWLEEARHHYVETPAGLRINYDPALRDAFLAAFDGPEVDLWPLFDATQGLPLALVRGANSDLLSHDTAIEMQCRQPGMILAEVPGRAHVPFLDEPESLAAIRGWLAAMRQAHPPAAQFPA